One genomic segment of Elusimicrobiota bacterium includes these proteins:
- the sasA_11 gene encoding Adaptive-response sensory-kinase SasA codes for MPLKLKLAFFSTLLVVFVAVSLSTFIRQGQKKAIVETQKTARLDTVKALRQVAREAILVDDDTGLVNYVNLLQKSLTTAHAMVIDEQGRIRVHTDPTLIGTKVDDPASLKALESRDRQDVVVQNLTSPDGKNILDYSIPILLGQNPAEYRGVARIGFDKNVIDEEIQESLRIMDQRIKGAFFLALILGIVGAFLLATFITKPIETLRTGAQQIGEGKLSHRIEVHTNDELRELADDFNAMAKKLGELDEMKQDFVSNVTHELRSPMTSIRGYVDLLLQGAPSSLSQTQKDYLSVIKNSAVRLGRFIDNLLDVAKIEANKLNLTPESLSLHELGYEMTVLFKPQLDEKGIVLKNLIPKEMPPAFVDKDKLAEVFINLTSNAIKFTPEKGTIEFQAAEGEKHLEVRVQDNGPGIPEDKAAKLFNKFEQVKSNQGLARKHKGTGLGLTIAKGIIEAHGGKIWIKSPGPHGVGTAFYFSVPKLTAELKERLANDI; via the coding sequence ATTGAAATTGGCCTTTTTTTCCACTTTGTTGGTGGTATTTGTCGCTGTGAGTTTGAGCACATTCATTCGCCAAGGCCAAAAAAAAGCCATTGTTGAAACCCAAAAAACGGCACGATTAGACACGGTGAAAGCGTTGAGACAAGTGGCCCGGGAAGCCATCCTGGTGGATGATGACACGGGTCTCGTCAATTACGTGAATTTGCTTCAAAAGTCTCTTACCACGGCCCATGCGATGGTCATTGATGAACAGGGACGCATCCGCGTCCACACCGACCCCACCCTGATTGGAACCAAAGTGGATGACCCCGCCTCACTAAAAGCCCTCGAAAGCCGCGATCGGCAAGACGTTGTTGTTCAGAATCTCACCTCTCCTGACGGGAAAAACATACTGGATTATTCCATCCCCATCCTGCTCGGGCAAAATCCGGCCGAATACAGAGGCGTGGCGCGCATTGGGTTCGACAAAAACGTGATTGACGAAGAAATTCAAGAATCCCTTCGCATTATGGACCAACGGATCAAAGGGGCCTTCTTTTTGGCTTTAATTCTGGGAATTGTCGGGGCCTTTTTACTGGCCACCTTCATCACGAAACCCATCGAAACCCTGCGAACCGGCGCCCAACAAATTGGAGAAGGAAAATTGAGTCATCGAATCGAAGTCCACACGAACGATGAACTGCGCGAACTGGCCGATGACTTCAACGCGATGGCCAAAAAACTGGGCGAACTCGATGAAATGAAACAAGATTTCGTATCCAACGTGACCCATGAACTCAGGTCTCCCATGACCTCCATTCGCGGATACGTCGATCTTCTGCTTCAAGGAGCTCCAAGCTCCCTTTCTCAAACCCAAAAAGATTATCTGTCCGTCATTAAAAACAGCGCCGTTCGTTTGGGTCGGTTCATCGACAACTTGTTGGATGTCGCCAAAATTGAGGCCAACAAACTGAACCTGACCCCTGAATCCCTCTCTCTTCACGAACTGGGTTATGAAATGACCGTCCTTTTCAAGCCGCAACTGGATGAAAAAGGGATAGTTCTTAAAAATCTCATCCCGAAAGAAATGCCTCCCGCCTTTGTTGACAAGGACAAACTCGCCGAGGTGTTTATCAACTTGACCTCGAACGCCATCAAATTCACCCCTGAAAAAGGGACCATTGAATTCCAAGCCGCGGAAGGAGAAAAACATTTGGAAGTACGCGTTCAAGACAATGGCCCTGGAATTCCAGAGGACAAAGCTGCCAAACTGTTCAATAAGTTTGAACAGGTGAAGTCGAATCAAGGATTGGCGCGCAAACACAAAGGCACCGGATTGGGCCTGACCATCGCCAAAGGCATCATTGAGGCCCATGGGGGAAAAATATGGATCAAAAGCCCCGGACCTCATGGCGTGGGAACCGCGTTCTATTTTTCTGTTCCAAAACTGACCGCTGAATTAAAAGAGAGGCTTGCGAATGACATTTGA
- the srrA gene encoding Transcriptional regulatory protein SrrA, whose translation MTFEIKRKILVVDDDPDIRRLVETVLERDGFSVQSASSAAEFFKTLAAFKPDLVVLDLQLPDMDGFGIIKKLRADPMTLHLPVVMLTVQSIDSYKIAGLEIGADDYIVKPFNHGEFVARIKALLRRSKPKDPSHGIVEASGIRLNLDQHRVEIDNKVVDLSPKEFDLLAALMRAKNTVLTRETLCESVWGHELVGNTRTVDVHVGRLRRKLGAHEKKIETVERIGYRFLAE comes from the coding sequence ATGACATTTGAAATCAAGAGGAAGATTCTCGTCGTCGATGATGATCCCGATATCCGCCGCCTTGTAGAAACCGTTTTGGAACGTGATGGGTTCAGTGTTCAATCAGCCTCCTCTGCCGCCGAATTCTTTAAAACTCTGGCCGCCTTTAAGCCTGACTTGGTCGTTCTGGATCTTCAATTGCCCGACATGGATGGGTTTGGAATCATCAAGAAACTTCGGGCCGACCCGATGACGCTTCATTTGCCGGTGGTGATGCTTACGGTGCAATCCATCGACTCCTATAAAATCGCGGGGCTTGAAATTGGCGCCGACGATTACATCGTCAAACCCTTCAACCATGGCGAGTTTGTGGCGCGCATCAAAGCGCTTTTAAGACGTTCCAAACCCAAAGATCCTTCCCACGGTATTGTTGAAGCCTCCGGAATCCGGTTGAACCTCGATCAACATCGAGTCGAGATTGATAACAAGGTTGTGGATCTTTCTCCAAAAGAATTTGATTTATTGGCCGCCCTCATGCGCGCCAAAAACACGGTGCTCACGCGCGAGACGCTCTGCGAATCCGTCTGGGGCCATGAACTGGTCGGCAACACGCGCACCGTGGACGTTCATGTGGGAAGACTCCGCCGGAAGTTGGGCGCCCACGAGAAAAAAATTGAAACAGTCGAACGCATCGGCTACCGCTTTTTGGCGGAATAA